TCTTTCTCAACAATATCGGTCGTCTCACCCACTCCGCGTTGAAACAACTCGGTGTGTTCAAAGATCGGCGTGCGAATTTCGGAAAAATGATAACGCCTGCACACATCGCGCGCTTTTTCTTCGACGTATTGCCATTTCTCCACTTCTCCCGGCATAATGTCCGCCGTGCCGCGTGGTATGCGTACGTTCATCGGTACTGCCTCCTTTTTCTCGATCCCAATAAAAAATCTCCCGCCACTGACGATGCTGTCAGGGACGAGAGATAGGTATTCATACCATCACCCGCGGTGCCACCCTGTTTGAAGACACCCGTCATCAACGGTGCGTCTCCCACTCGAAGCCGATATAACGTTCGGCAAACGTTCGGGTCTACTGTCCCCAACGGGAGTTCGCCCCGAAACCTCCGGGTGTCATTCCCCGCCGCGTGACAGAAGGACGCTTCCAGCCAAGGCGCCCTCTCTCTGACTGCCCGTTTGACGGGTACTTGTCCCTTCATCGATGTTGACTGTGTCGGGTTTTCCTCAGGTATATCCGAACCACTCGTTCGATTAGCAATAGATTTTAATGGAATGGAAACGGCTTGTCAAGAGATCAGCTGTGAGTATGGGAGTCGATCACGAGAAAGTATCGGCAACGCTCTTTCCCCACGTTTTGAAACCGGTGTGGCACATCCGCCTCAAAGTACAAGGAGTCCCCCGCGGTAAGCCGATATGTGGAAGAATCCAGCGTCACTTCCAATTCTCCCTCCTCCACATATACTACCTCCGTCACGCCGGGTTGGTGGGGCGGGAACACACCGGTATCCCTTCCTTCCGGGAGCACATTCATCACCAGTTCTACCCCTTTTGACGGAAACGCCGGTGACAACACATGCCGTTCGATCCCCGTCTCCTCCTCCCGGTATACGGGACGTCGGTGCTTTGGGATGAGGATCGCCTGTCGTCGGGGTTCCTCCCCCAACAGCTGAGACAATGTGACATCCAGCGCTTCCGCAATCCGACAGGCCACCTGTACAGTGGGATTTTTCATGCCGCGTTCGATTTGGGACAGCATGGACGGACTGACACCGGATCGTTGTGATAGCGTATGCAGGGAAAGCCCTTTTCTCATGCGGTGATGGCGGATGTTGTCTCCCAACGACACAAATCTCATTCCTTTCGAATCATTGCATGGGGATTGTATCTGATAATAAACTATTATACACTATAGCAAACGATTCCAAACAAGGTGGGAGAAAAACAGATGAACCGTCCGGTTGCCAAAGGGATGTTTTACGGTGGAATCGGTGTGGTCAGTTTCAGTCTCACGTTGCCTTTCACCCGCGTGGTTGTCGCCTATTGGCCTCCTGTTTTCGTCGGTCTGGCTAGGGCGGTCATCGCAGCGCTCCTGGCTGGCATCCTATTGTGGATCAAGCGGACCCCTCTTCCAAAAAGCGGTCAATGGCAACCGCTTTTCGGCGTTGCCCTCGGTGTCATTATCGGTTTTCCTGTTTTGAGTGCATGGGCTATGACCCGTGTCCCTTCCTCCCACGGTGCCGTTGTTTTGGCTTTGCTGCCGTTGGCGACAGCTGGTTTGGCCGCGTGGCGGGCAGGAGAACGGCCATCCCGACTCTTTTGGGTATGTAGTGCGGGCGGATGTCTGATTTTGTTGTGGTATGCATGGCACGATTCGGGATTGGGTGGATGGAGCACCGCAGACTGGGCATTGTTGGGGGCCGTCTTGTCCGCCGCTTGGGGATATGCGGAAGGTGGAAAACTGTCTCGCGAGATGGGTGGCTGGCAAGTCATCAGTTGGGCACTGGTTCTTTCGTTTCCGATGCTCATCGTTCCGACGGTGTGGATGATCGTACCCGGAATGATGGACGTATCCCTGCGCGTATGGGGGGCGTTTTTGTATCTGGCGGTGGTGAGTCAGTTTCTCGGTTTTTTCTTCTGGTACACCGGGCTGGCTCAAGGCGGCATCGCCCGTGTGAGTCAACTGCAATACCTGCAACCGTTTTTCACGATTTTGTTTTCTGCGCTGATGCTGGGGGAAATGATCACATGGCAAACTGCCATCGCAGCGCTGGCGGTCGTCTTGCTGGTCGCTTTCGGCAAACAAGCGGCGAACTCCCCTTCCGGACAGAAAGTCCATCGCGATGCCGATCTCGGATGAGGGGAAATCACCGCTTGTAACAAGGAATTGGCGTTACAGAGTGTTTTCTCGTGTTTCATGTTGGAGCGAGTTTCCGATCAGTTCATTTGGAGTGATCAGTGACCAGACCACTCTCAAGAGAATGGAAAAATCGATCCCGTCAAGCGTGCAACAGCTTCCAAGCGCCGTGTACCAGTGCGTTCATCCCGATTACCAATGCATCCTCATCGATGGTGAACCGCGGGTGATGGTGCGGGTACACGGCTCCCTTGTCAGGGTTTCCGGCACCAATGAAGAGAAAAGTTCCCGGAGTCACTTGTTGATAAGCTGAAAAATCCTCACCGCCCATCGACGGCTTCACCCGTTCGATCACGTTTGTCCCCAGCGCTTCGACAACCGCTTCTTCCACCGTACGCGTCACCATTTCATCGTTGATCACCGGATGATACCCGCGCTCAACTCGCAGTTCGTAATCAGCACCGTGCGCAGACGTGACACCGCGGATGACTTGCTCGATCCACTCAGGCGCCATCTCACGGAGCGCAGGGTCGAAAGTGCGGACCGAACCAACAATCTCCACTTTGTCTGGTATAATGTTGTGCTCCGTTCCTGCATGAAATTCGGTGATGGAGATCACCAACGAATCCAGCGGATCGGTTCTCCGGGACACCAAGTGTTGCAGATTGGTCACCGCCTGGGCGCCGATGGCGATAGCATCGACCGTTTGATGCGGGGCAGCT
The DNA window shown above is from Polycladomyces subterraneus and carries:
- a CDS encoding helix-turn-helix domain-containing protein, with the protein product MSLGDNIRHHRMRKGLSLHTLSQRSGVSPSMLSQIERGMKNPTVQVACRIAEALDVTLSQLLGEEPRRQAILIPKHRRPVYREEETGIERHVLSPAFPSKGVELVMNVLPEGRDTGVFPPHQPGVTEVVYVEEGELEVTLDSSTYRLTAGDSLYFEADVPHRFQNVGKERCRYFLVIDSHTHS
- a CDS encoding DMT family transporter; translation: MNRPVAKGMFYGGIGVVSFSLTLPFTRVVVAYWPPVFVGLARAVIAALLAGILLWIKRTPLPKSGQWQPLFGVALGVIIGFPVLSAWAMTRVPSSHGAVVLALLPLATAGLAAWRAGERPSRLFWVCSAGGCLILLWYAWHDSGLGGWSTADWALLGAVLSAAWGYAEGGKLSREMGGWQVISWALVLSFPMLIVPTVWMIVPGMMDVSLRVWGAFLYLAVVSQFLGFFFWYTGLAQGGIARVSQLQYLQPFFTILFSALMLGEMITWQTAIAALAVVLLVAFGKQAANSPSGQKVHRDADLG